One genomic segment of Manis pentadactyla isolate mManPen7 chromosome 1, mManPen7.hap1, whole genome shotgun sequence includes these proteins:
- the RIPPLY3 gene encoding LOW QUALITY PROTEIN: protein ripply3 (The sequence of the model RefSeq protein was modified relative to this genomic sequence to represent the inferred CDS: deleted 1 base in 1 codon), producing the protein MRPVAAAGARDERRRVCHCPADGPQRPSPQPREPESLAPWRPWTLTPREAELTTSGSPLEPAGDQQASGSKGAFGFQHPVRLYLPISKRQEYLQSSGEKVLASFPVQATIHFYNDASDSEEEEEEESQASDLQCQDTEQAESAQEQRAESG; encoded by the exons ATGAGACCCGTGGCGGCGGCCGGAGCCCGGGACGAGCGGCGGCGCGTCTGTCACTGCCCCGCGGACGGTCCTCAGAGGCCATCGCCGCAGCCGCGCGAGCCGGAGAG CCTTGCACCATGGAGACCTTGGACCCTGACACCCCGTGAGGCTGAGCTGACCACAAGTGGGAGCCCG CTTGAACCTGCGGGTGACCAGCAGGCTTCTGGATCAAAGGGGGCCTTCGGGTTTCAGCACCCTGTAAG ACTTTATTTACCCATTTCAAAGCGTCAAGAATATCTGCAGAGTTCCGGGGAGAAGGTGCTGGCCAGTTTCCCAGTGCAAGCCACGATTCACTTCTACAACGATGCATCCGAttcagaggaagaggaggaggaagaatccCAGGCCTCTGACCTTCAGTGCCAGGATACAGAGCAGGCCGAAAGC GCCCAGGAGCAGAGGGCAGAGAGCGGCTGA